In one Arenibacter antarcticus genomic region, the following are encoded:
- a CDS encoding sugar transferase, giving the protein MLKRSFDILSSGVGLLVISPILGMVSIAIAASSKGGIFYRQSRVGLDGKIFNILKFRTMYTGADKQGLLTVGDRDPRVTPTGYYLRKFKLDELPQLFNVFIGEMSMVGPRPEVSKYVDLYAAEDRIVLSIKPGITDYASIYFRNENEILKSSSDPERKYIEDVLPRKLELNKKYIAEMGIWTDIKIIFLTITSIFKKDEDSEVLER; this is encoded by the coding sequence ATGCTCAAGAGAAGCTTTGATATTTTAAGTTCTGGAGTGGGTTTACTAGTTATATCCCCCATATTAGGCATGGTATCCATTGCTATTGCAGCCTCTTCAAAAGGGGGGATATTTTACAGGCAAAGCAGGGTTGGTCTAGATGGAAAGATTTTCAATATTCTGAAATTTAGGACCATGTATACGGGAGCGGATAAACAAGGCCTATTAACTGTTGGTGATAGGGACCCACGGGTGACACCTACGGGGTATTATCTAAGAAAATTTAAATTAGATGAATTACCGCAATTATTTAATGTTTTTATTGGGGAAATGAGCATGGTAGGGCCCAGGCCCGAGGTGTCCAAGTATGTGGACCTGTATGCTGCAGAGGATAGAATTGTTCTCTCCATTAAACCTGGAATAACAGATTATGCTTCCATTTATTTTAGGAACGAAAATGAGATTTTAAAATCGTCCAGTGATCCCGAAAGGAAATATATAGAGGATGTTTTACCAAGAAAATTGGAATTAAATAAAAAATATATAGCGGAAATGGGGATATGGACCGATATAAAAATTATTTTTTTAACTATTACATCTATATTTAAAAAAGATGAAGATAGCGAAGTTTTAGAGAGGTAA
- a CDS encoding DegT/DnrJ/EryC1/StrS aminotransferase family protein, whose translation MCGSEQDYITQAFDKNWIAPVGNNIDVFENLLCNFIKEDTHVAALNSGTAAIHLGLLLLGVSKGDEVICQSLTFAASANPILYLGATPIFVDSERDTWNLSPDLLEIAIKDRIAKGKKPKAIIAVHLYGMPYKVNKIRNLADKYNIPILEDSAEALGSKYKGDKCGSFGDLGVFSFNGNKIITTSAGGALVAKNLETKNRAIYLATQARDMAPYYQHSEVGYNYRMSNILAGIGRGQMEVLENRVQSRRDIYDYYKDRLQNIPEIEFLDEPKDYFSNRWLSCILTSSFEIRERIRLALEKENIDSRTLWKPLHLQPIFQESPSFLDGTSEDIFQRGLCLPSGSNLTEEEQERVISIISYVTEKVLKLA comes from the coding sequence ATGTGCGGATCAGAGCAAGATTATATTACACAAGCCTTCGATAAAAATTGGATAGCGCCAGTTGGAAATAATATTGATGTTTTTGAAAATTTACTTTGTAATTTTATCAAGGAAGATACCCATGTAGCTGCTTTAAATTCTGGGACTGCTGCAATACATTTAGGGTTATTATTACTTGGAGTATCTAAAGGGGATGAAGTAATATGCCAATCCTTGACCTTCGCAGCATCTGCCAACCCTATTTTATATCTTGGTGCCACGCCAATATTTGTGGATAGCGAAAGAGACACATGGAACCTTTCCCCTGACTTGCTAGAAATAGCAATTAAAGACAGAATAGCCAAGGGCAAAAAACCAAAGGCCATTATAGCAGTACACCTTTATGGTATGCCATATAAGGTTAATAAAATCAGAAATCTTGCGGATAAATATAACATTCCTATTTTGGAAGATAGTGCGGAGGCACTTGGCAGCAAATATAAAGGGGATAAATGTGGAAGCTTTGGTGATTTGGGTGTATTTTCCTTTAACGGCAATAAAATAATAACTACTTCTGCAGGTGGAGCCTTGGTTGCCAAAAATCTGGAAACAAAGAACAGGGCTATTTATTTGGCTACACAAGCTCGTGATATGGCTCCTTATTACCAACATTCAGAAGTTGGTTATAACTATAGGATGAGTAACATACTTGCCGGAATTGGAAGGGGGCAAATGGAAGTCCTAGAAAACCGAGTTCAGTCTAGGAGAGACATCTACGACTATTATAAAGACAGACTTCAAAATATTCCAGAAATCGAATTTCTAGATGAGCCAAAAGATTATTTTTCCAACAGGTGGCTATCTTGTATTTTAACCTCTTCCTTTGAGATCAGAGAACGAATACGCCTCGCTTTAGAAAAAGAGAATATTGATTCTAGAACTTTGTGGAAGCCGCTTCATCTTCAACCTATATTTCAAGAATCTCCATCCTTTTTAGACGGCACTTCGGAAGACATCTTTCAACGTGGACTTTGTTTGCCAAGCGGATCAAACCTTACCGAAGAAGAGCAGGAACGAGTTATTTCAATTATCTCTTACGTTACCGAAAAAGTGCTTAAATTGGCTTGA
- a CDS encoding sugar transferase — protein MYSKILKPVLDFCISIMILVVLSPLIIALILVLAIVNNGKPFFFQERPGRNGEIFTILKFKTMNDRKDHLNRLLPDTERITKIGQLMRDTSLDEILQLINVLKGEMSLVGPRPLLIQYLDLYNNRQARRHDVRPGITGWAQVNGRNAISWEQKFEYDVWYVDNISLATDLIIVAKTFKKIVNKEGVSASKTETMEAFKGTENNASKKNPL, from the coding sequence ATGTATTCGAAAATTTTAAAACCTGTCCTAGATTTTTGTATTTCAATTATGATTTTAGTGGTATTAAGTCCCTTAATTATCGCGCTCATTCTAGTACTCGCCATAGTTAATAATGGAAAGCCCTTTTTCTTTCAAGAAAGACCGGGAAGGAATGGTGAGATATTTACTATTTTAAAATTTAAAACAATGAACGATCGGAAAGATCACTTAAATCGTTTGTTGCCAGATACAGAGCGTATCACCAAAATAGGTCAACTAATGCGGGATACCTCTTTGGATGAAATTCTTCAATTGATCAATGTACTTAAAGGGGAAATGTCTTTGGTAGGACCTAGACCTCTTCTAATCCAATACCTCGACCTATATAACAATAGACAGGCTAGGCGCCATGATGTTAGACCAGGGATTACTGGATGGGCACAAGTTAATGGTAGAAATGCCATTAGCTGGGAACAAAAATTTGAGTACGATGTATGGTATGTAGATAATATCAGCCTTGCAACAGACCTCATAATAGTGGCCAAAACGTTTAAAAAAATAGTAAATAAGGAAGGGGTTTCCGCAAGCAAAACTGAAACCATGGAGGCTTTTAAGGGCACCGAGAACAATGCCTCTAAAAAAAACCCCCTTTAA
- a CDS encoding glycosyltransferase family 4 protein — protein sequence MTRKAPTRILILCSLDKSLISFRGDMMNTLIENGYRVFAAAPDLDQSTAHELTNMGVVPIAYKLQRTGLNPWKDLLSILSIKNIITENNIEIIFPYTIKPVIYGSLAARITQTPVISLITGLGFTFSKGSKNARILQKISEFLYRIALRKNRTVIFQNEDDLALFRDKKIISPSQNTTIVDGSGIHLERYPFRRNNNSSQKIKFIFVARLIREKGTELFMNSAKILKAEFPQAEFHIIGNPDTSPSSISIKELEQLHHQNIIHYHGFQKDVLSLLSEADVFVLPTYYREGIPRSILEALSIGLPIITTDTPGCKETVYRGLNGILIKPLHLDSLTTAMRYFLENSGKIEDMGIESRKLAERRFNVDLINHNILKIINQGLS from the coding sequence ATGACACGGAAAGCCCCTACTAGAATTTTGATATTGTGTTCCTTAGACAAATCCCTAATCAGTTTTAGAGGGGATATGATGAACACCCTTATTGAGAACGGATACCGGGTTTTTGCAGCAGCTCCCGATTTAGATCAATCCACTGCCCACGAATTAACCAATATGGGGGTAGTTCCCATAGCATATAAACTTCAAAGGACAGGTCTTAACCCTTGGAAAGATTTATTATCTATTCTTTCTATAAAAAATATAATCACAGAAAACAACATTGAGATTATTTTTCCATATACTATTAAACCAGTCATTTACGGATCTCTTGCTGCTCGCATCACCCAAACTCCGGTTATTTCACTTATCACCGGCCTTGGTTTCACTTTTAGCAAAGGCTCTAAGAATGCCCGAATCTTACAAAAGATAAGTGAATTCCTCTATAGGATAGCGCTTCGGAAAAACAGGACGGTGATTTTCCAAAATGAAGACGATTTGGCACTTTTTAGGGATAAAAAAATTATATCTCCATCCCAAAATACCACTATTGTGGATGGCTCGGGAATTCACCTAGAGCGATATCCTTTTAGACGGAACAACAACTCCTCCCAAAAGATTAAATTTATATTCGTTGCCCGTTTGATACGGGAAAAAGGTACCGAGTTATTCATGAATTCGGCAAAAATCCTTAAAGCAGAATTCCCACAAGCTGAATTTCATATCATTGGTAATCCTGATACTTCCCCTTCATCCATCAGTATAAAGGAGCTAGAACAACTGCACCATCAAAACATTATTCATTATCACGGATTTCAAAAAGATGTACTCTCTCTTTTAAGTGAGGCCGATGTTTTTGTACTGCCCACCTATTATCGGGAAGGCATCCCTAGATCTATTTTAGAAGCCCTGTCCATAGGACTACCTATAATCACAACTGATACTCCAGGCTGCAAAGAGACTGTTTACAGAGGGTTAAACGGAATATTAATAAAACCCCTCCACTTAGACTCCTTAACAACTGCAATGCGCTATTTCCTAGAAAATTCAGGTAAAATAGAAGACATGGGAATAGAAAGTCGGAAATTAGCAGAACGGAGATTTAATGTTGACCTAATCAACCATAATATTTTGAAAATAATAAATCAAGGTCTATCGTAG
- a CDS encoding polysaccharide deacetylase family protein — protein sequence MGTAGQFVISLDFELFWGVRDKRRIEDYGSAMEKVHEIVPNILELFREYEIKATFATVGLLFAKDRMEMTSFSPSVKPQYRDSNLSPYTDGFKLVKSNADEDPYHFALPLIEMIRDNYPEHEIGTHTFSHYYCQEVGQTVIDFKADLTAAIEIAKAKGMELHSLVFPRNQYNPEYLAVCREMGIWTYRGNEKAWYYAPDSKEGTTLKKKIYRTLDCYVNISGHNCYTLSKLKSQLPYNIPSSRFFRPYAAKGGRLVEYLKLKRIKESMTHAAKNNSMYHLWWHPHNFGQHTEQNMETLKSVLEHYKKLQLQYGFKSVSMKDCATLIDNRLGTEEKAIFG from the coding sequence ATGGGCACTGCAGGTCAGTTTGTAATATCGTTAGATTTTGAACTCTTTTGGGGGGTTCGCGATAAACGAAGAATTGAGGATTATGGATCTGCAATGGAAAAGGTGCATGAAATAGTACCCAATATATTAGAATTGTTTAGGGAGTATGAGATAAAAGCAACATTTGCAACGGTTGGATTATTGTTTGCAAAGGATAGAATGGAAATGACATCGTTTTCTCCTTCTGTTAAACCCCAATATAGGGATTCTAATTTGTCGCCCTACACGGATGGTTTTAAATTGGTAAAAAGCAATGCCGATGAAGATCCTTATCATTTTGCACTGCCTTTAATAGAAATGATCAGGGATAATTATCCTGAGCATGAAATTGGGACCCATACTTTTTCCCATTATTATTGTCAGGAGGTGGGGCAGACCGTAATAGATTTTAAGGCAGATTTGACTGCTGCGATAGAAATAGCAAAAGCAAAGGGAATGGAGTTGCACAGTTTGGTTTTTCCACGAAATCAATATAATCCTGAGTATTTAGCAGTATGCAGGGAAATGGGCATTTGGACCTATAGGGGCAATGAGAAAGCATGGTACTATGCGCCAGACAGCAAAGAAGGGACCACCTTAAAGAAAAAGATATACAGGACTTTGGATTGTTATGTAAATATTTCTGGACACAACTGCTATACGTTAAGTAAATTGAAGTCTCAGCTGCCTTATAACATTCCTTCAAGTCGTTTTTTTAGGCCATATGCGGCTAAAGGGGGCAGGCTGGTGGAGTACCTAAAGCTAAAGAGGATAAAAGAAAGTATGACACATGCCGCCAAAAATAATTCAATGTATCACCTATGGTGGCATCCGCATAATTTTGGGCAACATACAGAGCAAAACATGGAAACCCTAAAATCTGTTTTGGAGCATTATAAAAAATTGCAGCTGCAGTATGGATTTAAGAGTGTAAGCATGAAGGATTGTGCAACTCTAATTGATAATCGGTTGGGAACTGAAGAAAAGGCAATATTTGGATAA
- a CDS encoding GNAT family N-acetyltransferase: protein MTYQLRNTENDCRGKVFLIYDVLSHFKLSENIKDDHSYLKVKKITQYKGHLTNLTGYKNFEDFFSRHFSAKSRSNIKKWDKRLKTNFNTNFKVFYGTINLEEYNHNFDNLLNLIKKRWNDLGMENDIITNQDYYRELCYNMILDQTASLNVLYANDEIVATSICFASKKELYFAITTFDIDFRKYNLGHLLIMYIMDWCFENGFETFDYSKGTYEYKTRWSNTTYDFEHHILYDRKSVVSSLTGNFLVLFFKMKQFLRDKDVNILYSKIKYLIHTLKLNANENQNVNIKDLKQPVETEKVESIPLDSKSDDFIKMKPIVYDIIFSNPQPFKTVKVYKGAEGNKFIVEGEKFLKEVTF from the coding sequence ATGACTTACCAATTAAGAAATACTGAAAATGATTGTAGAGGCAAGGTTTTTCTTATTTATGATGTGTTGTCTCACTTTAAACTTTCAGAAAACATTAAAGATGATCATTCGTATTTAAAGGTTAAAAAAATAACCCAATATAAGGGGCATCTAACTAATTTAACCGGATATAAAAATTTTGAAGATTTCTTTTCCCGACATTTCTCTGCAAAAAGCAGATCCAATATTAAAAAATGGGACAAAAGACTAAAAACTAATTTTAACACTAACTTCAAAGTTTTTTATGGTACTATAAATTTGGAAGAATACAACCATAACTTTGATAATTTATTGAATCTAATTAAAAAGAGATGGAATGATCTGGGAATGGAAAATGACATTATAACAAACCAGGATTATTATAGAGAGTTATGTTATAATATGATTTTAGACCAAACAGCCTCATTGAATGTATTGTATGCAAATGATGAAATTGTAGCAACATCTATCTGTTTTGCTTCTAAAAAAGAACTTTATTTCGCGATTACCACTTTTGATATTGATTTTCGTAAATACAACTTAGGCCATTTATTGATTATGTACATTATGGACTGGTGTTTTGAAAATGGATTCGAAACTTTTGATTATTCTAAAGGCACCTATGAATACAAAACCCGATGGTCCAATACTACCTATGATTTTGAACACCATATTCTGTATGACAGAAAGTCTGTTGTATCGTCATTGACTGGAAATTTTCTCGTACTTTTCTTCAAAATGAAACAATTTTTAAGAGATAAGGATGTCAACATTCTCTACTCTAAAATAAAATATTTAATACACACCCTTAAATTGAACGCGAATGAAAACCAAAACGTCAATATTAAGGACTTAAAACAACCTGTTGAAACGGAAAAGGTCGAATCTATCCCATTGGATAGTAAGTCCGATGATTTTATAAAAATGAAACCTATTGTTTATGATATCATTTTTTCCAATCCACAACCTTTTAAAACCGTTAAAGTATATAAGGGAGCTGAAGGGAATAAATTTATAGTGGAAGGGGAAAAATTTCTTAAAGAAGTTACATTTTAA
- the asnB gene encoding asparagine synthase (glutamine-hydrolyzing), giving the protein MCGINGFVTQNNITSNKLLELIRGMNDSIIHRGPDDDGVFTESHKDFSIAMGMRRLSIIDLHSGKQPIFSNDQQIVIVFNGEIYNYLKIRQELIGKGVQFKTNSDTEVILKLYEAEGISSFNKLDGMFAFSIYDKRINKIFIARDFFGEKPLYYTQSGQKFIWASELKSLIKKLKSKPDISPIGLNHFLRLTYIPAPHSIYKNIFKLEANHYLEYDINLKKYHIYCIEEEFKTEKNNIDFKTAKVQTEKLVRESVESRSISDVPIGTFLSGGVDSSVVSLCLSQMKEERINTFSIGFKKGSFDETDKSQLVAKQINSKHHEFIIGEDDLKHNIHEILLNFDEPFSDTAALPTYLVSKKTSDHVKVALTGDGGDEIFGGYNKYYVGKINSRYTTLVPKTLHNYVLNCISPLLTTKDDKRGRRFKANKMLNTVNYEGNYYWDIISLANTESQLKPLLQPHLFNEGIFDEYKNKLKITKPNSLTDYRFIDKIISLEGGMLAKVDRTSMLNSLECRAPFLNKKLWDFANSLPESYLMKGWNKKYILKEAFKHEFPEGFLDKSKQGFGSPVGDWLRSSLRREMESYIEPTFLVTQNIFQVNYVTNLVEEHLSGKKDSTYRVWAYYCFQKWYCNIYENIS; this is encoded by the coding sequence ATGTGCGGAATAAATGGTTTTGTAACGCAAAACAATATAACATCTAATAAATTATTAGAGTTGATAAGAGGAATGAATGATTCAATTATTCATCGCGGACCTGATGATGACGGTGTTTTTACGGAGTCCCATAAAGACTTTAGCATTGCTATGGGAATGAGAAGGCTTTCAATCATTGATCTACACTCGGGTAAACAACCTATATTTTCTAATGATCAACAAATAGTAATCGTTTTTAATGGTGAAATATATAACTACCTAAAAATTAGGCAAGAACTTATTGGTAAGGGTGTACAATTTAAAACAAATAGTGACACCGAAGTAATTCTAAAATTATACGAAGCGGAGGGGATTTCTTCCTTTAACAAATTGGATGGCATGTTTGCCTTTAGTATATACGACAAAAGAATAAATAAAATTTTTATTGCAAGAGATTTTTTTGGTGAGAAACCACTATACTATACCCAAAGTGGACAAAAATTTATATGGGCATCTGAGCTCAAATCCCTAATCAAAAAATTAAAGTCCAAACCTGATATTTCCCCAATTGGTTTAAACCACTTCCTTCGATTAACCTATATTCCAGCCCCTCATTCCATCTATAAAAATATATTTAAACTTGAGGCAAATCATTATCTGGAATATGATATTAATTTGAAAAAATATCATATTTATTGTATAGAAGAGGAATTTAAAACGGAGAAAAACAATATTGATTTTAAAACCGCCAAAGTACAAACAGAGAAACTAGTTAGGGAATCTGTAGAAAGTCGTTCTATTTCCGATGTCCCTATTGGCACCTTCCTTTCCGGTGGAGTAGACTCTTCAGTGGTTTCATTATGTCTTTCCCAAATGAAGGAGGAGAGAATTAACACATTCTCCATAGGGTTTAAAAAAGGCTCATTTGACGAAACCGATAAATCACAACTAGTTGCCAAACAAATTAATAGTAAACATCATGAGTTCATCATTGGAGAGGACGATTTAAAGCATAATATTCATGAAATATTATTGAATTTCGACGAACCATTTTCGGATACAGCAGCGCTACCTACTTATTTAGTCTCCAAAAAGACAAGCGATCATGTAAAAGTTGCCCTTACCGGGGATGGAGGTGATGAGATATTTGGAGGATACAACAAGTATTATGTGGGAAAAATAAATAGTAGATATACTACATTAGTTCCCAAAACCCTACATAATTATGTTCTAAACTGCATCTCCCCACTTCTTACGACCAAAGATGACAAAAGAGGACGTAGGTTTAAAGCCAACAAAATGTTGAATACCGTAAACTACGAGGGAAATTATTATTGGGATATCATTTCTTTGGCAAATACCGAATCTCAATTAAAACCTTTACTTCAACCACACCTATTTAATGAAGGTATCTTTGATGAGTATAAGAATAAACTTAAAATCACCAAACCCAACTCCCTAACAGATTATCGGTTTATTGATAAAATCATTAGTTTGGAAGGTGGCATGCTGGCTAAAGTTGACAGGACCAGTATGCTCAATTCCTTGGAATGCAGAGCCCCTTTTTTAAATAAAAAATTATGGGATTTTGCCAACAGTCTGCCCGAAAGTTATTTAATGAAAGGCTGGAACAAGAAGTATATTTTAAAAGAGGCTTTTAAACACGAGTTTCCTGAAGGATTTCTTGACAAAAGCAAGCAAGGCTTTGGCTCTCCAGTGGGTGATTGGTTAAGATCTAGTCTTAGAAGGGAAATGGAATCGTATATAGAACCCACATTCTTGGTAACACAAAATATATTTCAAGTAAATTACGTGACCAACTTGGTAGAAGAACACCTGAGTGGTAAAAAGGATAGTACTTATAGAGTTTGGGCCTATTACTGTTTTCAAAAATGGTATTGCAACATTTATGAAAATATTTCCTAA